One window of the Rufibacter radiotolerans genome contains the following:
- a CDS encoding dipeptidase, with translation MGAAKKAASFTFSLLAGGFLFSCSSSYQTLHQNAILVDTHNDVLSQVIFEGHSVETDLTGKAHTDLARLKKGGMDVQIFAVFCDETYGSGRAFAFANQQIDSLEALVRRNPDKLQLVATPAQMRAAVKSGKIASLTGVEGGHMIEDNLDNLNHLYRRGARYLTLTWNNSTSWASSAADETKGTGFNGKKGLNDFGKQVVHRMNDLGMLVDLSHVGEQTFWDVIETTTKPVLVSHSCAAALCAHSRNLKDNQLKALAKNGGVIHLNFFSEFLDSSYNQRVKDFTNRHQAEIKALEAKGLTGLQLRAALYRQFPEETRTLNPPLSVLLDHIDHVVKVAGIDHVGLGSDYDGISSAPTGLEDVSTYPMITKALLERGYKKKDIEKILGGNFIRVWEANTPAQVAAK, from the coding sequence ATGGGCGCAGCCAAAAAAGCAGCTTCTTTCACTTTTTCCCTTCTGGCAGGTGGTTTTCTTTTCTCCTGTTCCAGCTCTTACCAGACCTTGCACCAGAATGCCATCTTGGTAGATACCCACAATGATGTCTTGTCGCAGGTGATTTTTGAAGGGCATTCCGTGGAGACGGACCTGACGGGTAAAGCCCACACCGACCTAGCCCGCCTGAAAAAAGGAGGAATGGATGTGCAGATCTTTGCCGTTTTCTGTGACGAGACCTACGGCAGCGGCCGTGCCTTCGCGTTTGCCAACCAGCAGATAGACAGCCTGGAGGCCCTGGTACGCCGCAACCCCGACAAACTTCAACTGGTAGCCACGCCCGCCCAGATGCGCGCGGCCGTAAAGTCAGGCAAGATTGCCTCCCTGACCGGGGTAGAGGGCGGCCACATGATAGAAGACAATCTGGACAACCTTAATCACCTCTATCGCCGCGGGGCGCGCTACCTGACCCTTACCTGGAACAACAGCACCTCCTGGGCTTCTTCGGCCGCCGATGAAACCAAAGGCACGGGCTTTAACGGGAAAAAAGGGCTGAATGACTTCGGGAAACAGGTGGTACACCGCATGAACGACCTGGGCATGCTGGTGGACCTGTCGCACGTGGGGGAGCAAACGTTCTGGGATGTGATAGAGACCACCACCAAACCGGTTCTGGTCTCCCATAGCTGCGCCGCCGCCTTATGCGCGCATTCCCGTAACCTTAAGGATAACCAACTGAAAGCCCTGGCTAAAAACGGCGGGGTGATCCATCTTAACTTCTTCTCTGAGTTTCTGGACAGCTCCTATAACCAGCGCGTGAAAGATTTCACCAACCGTCACCAGGCGGAAATTAAAGCCCTGGAGGCGAAAGGCCTTACTGGCCTGCAACTAAGGGCAGCGCTTTACCGGCAGTTCCCGGAAGAAACCAGGACCCTGAACCCGCCTTTGTCGGTGCTACTGGACCACATAGACCACGTGGTGAAGGTGGCCGGGATTGACCACGTAGGCTTGGGCTCTGACTATGACGGCATCTCCTCGGCGCCCACCGGGCTGGAGGACGTGAGCACGTACCCCATGATTACCAAGGCACTGCTGGAGCGAGGCTACAAAAAGAAGGACATAGAGAAAATCTTAGGCGGCAACTTTATTCGGGTATGGGAAGCCAACACGCCTGCCCAGGTGGCGGCTAAATAA
- a CDS encoding aminotransferase class IV, producing the protein MFLLYNGEIIPEEDLCLTVSNRAFQYGDGFFETLLGSYGKVRFWADHLARMKEACETLRLELPEVFLSADFPDQLLNLGKQNECTSQVRFKLKVWRSGEGLYTPQTHQADWLVTAQPFSAPATTPLEVGICTSITTIPSPFSAFKGINAPVYVQASIEKQERALDDMLLLDPLGNVAELTYSNIFWVKEQTLFTPALATGCLNGIMRRNVIRWALKKNWPVKEGFFQFPVLTDADLVFSGNVTGLRALSSLEGEELSMDVELLEQLEQEFLSR; encoded by the coding sequence GTGTTCCTGCTCTACAACGGTGAGATTATTCCAGAAGAAGACCTCTGTTTGACGGTCTCTAACCGGGCGTTCCAATACGGTGATGGCTTCTTTGAGACCTTGCTTGGGTCTTACGGAAAGGTAAGGTTCTGGGCAGACCATTTGGCGCGTATGAAGGAAGCCTGCGAGACCTTGAGGTTAGAGCTTCCCGAGGTGTTTCTATCAGCTGATTTCCCAGACCAGCTATTAAACTTGGGCAAGCAAAACGAATGCACCTCCCAAGTCAGGTTTAAGTTGAAAGTCTGGCGCTCCGGCGAAGGCTTGTACACGCCCCAAACCCACCAAGCAGATTGGCTGGTGACAGCCCAGCCTTTTTCAGCGCCCGCCACCACGCCTTTGGAAGTAGGCATTTGTACATCTATTACCACCATCCCCTCTCCTTTTTCGGCGTTCAAAGGGATTAACGCGCCGGTATACGTACAGGCAAGCATAGAAAAGCAGGAACGAGCTCTGGATGACATGCTTTTGCTAGACCCACTGGGAAATGTAGCCGAACTCACCTATTCCAATATTTTCTGGGTCAAGGAACAAACCCTGTTCACCCCGGCCTTGGCCACCGGCTGTTTGAATGGGATCATGCGCAGAAACGTAATCAGGTGGGCACTGAAGAAGAACTGGCCGGTCAAGGAAGGATTTTTCCAGTTCCCAGTTTTAACAGACGCTGACCTTGTCTTCAGCGGAAATGTAACCGGTCTGCGGGCCCTCAGTTCCCTGGAAGGGGAAGAACTATCTATGGACGTAGAACTGCTGGAGCAACTGGAGCAAGAGTTCTTGTCCCGTTAA
- the dprA gene encoding DNA-processing protein DprA translates to MTQYSRFRTQDSNPQDLLYQVALPLIPQVGGGTARTLVNYLGTPEAVFSAPKDRLAKIPRIGEVLVRSILANKEAALRQAEEVILRAEKEEVQLLYYTNTAYPDRLRDLPDAPLLLYYKGTANLNAPKVISIVGTRKSTEYGRVVTEQLVQDLVKHNALVVSGLAYGIDIISHRAALKEGLSTIGVMANSLETIYPTVHTRDAERMLQQGGLLSEFPFGTKPDAPRFPSRNRIIAGMADCTIVVESTSKGGSLISADIAHSYDREVMAVPGPITSETSQGCNQLIKSLKAVPYTRAKDLEELLNWDKALAPASLPKPVPALDLSGFPAEQQQVLRVLQQAGPTHIDVLSRHTQFTMGQLSSVLFTLEMSGLVKGMPGKLYGLV, encoded by the coding sequence ATGACTCAGTACTCCCGATTCAGAACTCAGGACTCAAATCCCCAGGATTTGCTCTACCAGGTGGCCTTGCCGCTTATTCCCCAGGTAGGGGGTGGTACGGCGCGGACCCTGGTGAATTATCTGGGTACCCCTGAGGCCGTTTTTTCTGCGCCAAAAGACCGTTTGGCCAAAATACCGCGCATTGGCGAGGTATTGGTCCGCAGTATTCTGGCCAACAAAGAGGCAGCGCTAAGGCAAGCAGAAGAAGTGATTCTAAGGGCAGAAAAGGAGGAGGTGCAGCTACTGTATTACACCAACACGGCCTACCCCGACCGGCTCCGCGATCTGCCAGACGCCCCGCTCCTGCTGTATTACAAAGGCACGGCCAACCTCAATGCCCCCAAGGTCATCAGTATTGTGGGCACCCGCAAAAGCACGGAGTATGGCCGGGTAGTGACGGAGCAATTGGTGCAGGACTTGGTGAAGCATAACGCGCTGGTGGTAAGCGGACTGGCCTACGGGATTGACATCATCTCCCACAGGGCCGCCCTAAAGGAAGGACTGTCCACCATTGGCGTGATGGCCAACAGCCTGGAAACCATCTACCCTACCGTGCATACCCGTGATGCCGAACGAATGCTGCAGCAGGGCGGCTTGCTTTCAGAGTTTCCGTTCGGGACCAAGCCCGATGCCCCGCGTTTTCCCTCGCGTAACCGCATTATTGCCGGCATGGCCGATTGCACCATTGTGGTGGAGTCTACCAGCAAAGGCGGCTCCCTTATCTCCGCAGACATCGCCCATAGTTATGACCGCGAAGTGATGGCAGTGCCCGGACCTATCACCTCAGAGACCTCACAGGGCTGTAACCAACTGATCAAAAGCCTCAAGGCCGTTCCCTATACCAGAGCCAAAGACCTGGAAGAGCTCCTGAACTGGGACAAAGCCCTGGCTCCCGCCTCCCTGCCAAAACCTGTACCTGCCCTTGACCTTTCGGGGTTCCCAGCTGAACAGCAGCAGGTGTTGCGGGTTTTGCAGCAGGCCGGACCCACCCATATAGATGTTTTAAGCAGACATACCCAGTTTACCATGGGACAGCTTTCCTCTGTGCTTTTCACCCTGGAGATGAGCGGCCTGGTCAAAGGCATGCCCGGAAAACTATATGGCCTGGTCTAA
- a CDS encoding MerR family transcriptional regulator, with protein sequence MPYKERDIEKQYYSIGEVAAMFEVAPSLIRFWETEFDILKPKKNKKGNRLFSPKDIENLRFVYHLVKERGYTIQGAREMLKTRGVQAREKFEMVQSLEKVKEFLISIKSQLP encoded by the coding sequence GTGCCTTACAAAGAACGAGACATAGAGAAGCAGTATTACAGCATTGGCGAGGTAGCCGCCATGTTTGAAGTAGCCCCGTCCCTGATCAGGTTCTGGGAGACCGAATTTGATATTCTTAAGCCTAAGAAGAACAAGAAAGGCAACCGCCTTTTCTCGCCTAAAGACATTGAGAACCTGCGCTTTGTGTACCACCTGGTAAAGGAGCGTGGCTATACCATACAAGGCGCCCGCGAAATGCTCAAAACCCGCGGCGTGCAGGCCCGCGAGAAATTTGAGATGGTACAAAGCCTGGAGAAAGTGAAGGAGTTTTTGATCAGTATCAAATCGCAGTTGCCGTAA
- the alaS gene encoding alanine--tRNA ligase — protein sequence MTSAQIRQQFLDFFASKGHQIVPSAPIVVKDDPTLMFINSGMAPFKDYFLGNKPAPYARVADTQKCLRVSGKHNDLEEVGYDTYHHTMFEMLGNWSFGDYFKQDALKWSWELLTEVYKLPKDRLYVSVFQGDASENLPMDQEAFDIWKTMIAEDRILMGNKKDNFWEMGDTGPCGPCSEIHVDLRSDEERAQVDGKSLVNNDHPQVVEIWNNVFMEFNRLADASLVKLPAQHVDTGMGFERLCMAIQGKQSNYDTDVFQPMIQFIAKEAGVTYGENEKVDIAIRVIADHIRAISFTIADGQLPSNNKAGYVIRRILRRAVRYSFTYLNFKKPFLNTIVPVLADQMANVFPELKAQQAFVQRVIEEEENAFLRTLENGLKRIEALQDTFKANGNIIDGKTAFELYDTFGFPLDLTALIAKEHGFSIDESGFTTEMEQQKNRSRNAAQTEQGDWVVLQPDVETEWVAYDADQVEARIVRYRQVTAKNKKEFHVVLDRTPFYAESGGQVGDTGVLESTSGSVKVLDTKKENDLIVHITADLPKDLSAPVIAKVDSKRRELIKKNHSATHLLHAALKQVLGDHVNQKGSLVSDKLLRFDFSHFTKVTEEQLREVEHIVNQRIRESIEKDERRNVPIEDAKKLGATALFGEKYGDFVRVITFNRDYSIELCGGIHVQNTGNIGFFKIVSESSVAAGVRRIEAVTADVAEQFVDEQITQFEEVKQVLGVQKEFGKAIEKLQDENAALRKQLEAFELKQVTAQKEKLASEVRSVNGVNFLAARVDVSNADYLKKLAFDLRSVVNNLVLVLGANVDGKPQLAVMLSDEVVSGKGLNAVQMIKELAKEIKGGGGGQPFYATAGGKEVAGLDAALAKAEALVQ from the coding sequence ATGACCTCGGCTCAGATACGTCAGCAGTTCCTAGATTTCTTCGCCTCCAAAGGCCACCAGATTGTTCCGTCGGCGCCCATTGTGGTAAAAGACGATCCTACGCTCATGTTCATCAACTCGGGCATGGCCCCGTTCAAGGATTATTTCCTGGGCAACAAGCCGGCGCCGTACGCGCGGGTAGCCGATACCCAGAAGTGTCTGCGGGTGTCTGGGAAGCACAATGATCTGGAAGAAGTGGGCTATGACACCTACCACCACACCATGTTTGAGATGCTGGGGAACTGGAGCTTTGGAGATTATTTCAAACAGGATGCTCTGAAATGGTCCTGGGAATTATTGACAGAGGTGTACAAGCTGCCCAAAGACAGGCTGTACGTGTCGGTTTTCCAGGGAGATGCTTCTGAGAACCTACCCATGGACCAGGAAGCCTTTGACATCTGGAAGACCATGATTGCCGAAGACCGCATCTTAATGGGCAACAAGAAGGATAACTTCTGGGAGATGGGCGATACCGGTCCCTGCGGTCCCTGTTCTGAGATCCACGTGGATTTGCGATCTGACGAAGAGCGGGCACAGGTAGATGGAAAGTCGTTGGTGAACAATGACCACCCGCAGGTGGTGGAAATCTGGAACAACGTGTTCATGGAGTTCAACCGTTTAGCCGATGCTTCTTTGGTGAAACTCCCTGCGCAGCACGTAGATACGGGCATGGGCTTCGAGCGTTTGTGCATGGCCATTCAGGGCAAGCAGTCCAACTATGACACCGACGTTTTCCAGCCGATGATTCAGTTCATTGCCAAGGAAGCCGGTGTGACTTATGGCGAGAATGAAAAAGTTGACATTGCCATCCGGGTTATCGCCGACCACATAAGGGCCATTTCCTTTACCATCGCTGACGGGCAGTTACCGTCCAATAATAAGGCGGGCTACGTAATCCGCCGGATTCTTCGCCGCGCGGTGCGGTATTCATTTACCTATCTGAACTTCAAGAAGCCTTTCCTGAACACCATTGTGCCGGTACTGGCCGACCAGATGGCGAATGTTTTCCCGGAACTGAAAGCGCAGCAGGCCTTTGTGCAGCGCGTGATTGAGGAAGAAGAAAACGCTTTCCTGCGTACGCTGGAGAACGGCCTGAAAAGAATAGAAGCATTACAGGATACCTTTAAAGCCAATGGCAATATCATTGACGGCAAGACCGCCTTTGAACTGTATGATACCTTCGGGTTTCCGCTGGATTTAACGGCCCTTATTGCCAAAGAGCACGGTTTCTCCATTGACGAATCTGGGTTTACCACCGAGATGGAACAGCAGAAAAACCGCTCCCGCAACGCCGCCCAAACCGAGCAGGGCGACTGGGTAGTACTACAGCCAGACGTGGAAACAGAGTGGGTAGCCTATGACGCCGACCAGGTGGAAGCCAGAATTGTCCGGTACCGCCAAGTGACCGCCAAAAACAAAAAAGAATTCCACGTAGTATTGGACCGCACGCCTTTCTATGCCGAAAGCGGCGGACAGGTTGGCGACACCGGTGTGCTGGAATCTACCTCTGGCTCTGTAAAAGTGCTGGACACCAAGAAGGAGAATGACCTGATTGTGCACATCACGGCAGATCTACCCAAAGACCTTTCGGCACCGGTAATAGCCAAAGTAGACAGCAAGCGCCGGGAACTCATCAAGAAAAATCACTCGGCCACACACTTACTGCATGCAGCCTTAAAGCAGGTTTTGGGTGACCACGTGAACCAGAAGGGCTCTTTGGTCAGTGATAAGCTTCTTCGTTTTGACTTCTCGCATTTCACCAAGGTAACCGAGGAGCAATTACGTGAGGTAGAGCATATTGTGAACCAGCGAATCAGAGAATCCATTGAAAAGGACGAGCGCCGGAACGTGCCAATTGAGGATGCCAAGAAACTGGGCGCCACCGCTTTGTTTGGTGAGAAATACGGCGACTTCGTGCGGGTGATTACCTTTAACCGTGATTACTCCATTGAATTGTGCGGCGGTATTCACGTGCAAAACACCGGTAACATAGGGTTCTTCAAGATTGTAAGTGAAAGCTCGGTGGCTGCCGGGGTACGCCGTATAGAAGCCGTCACCGCCGATGTGGCCGAGCAGTTTGTAGACGAGCAGATCACGCAGTTTGAGGAAGTAAAGCAGGTATTGGGCGTACAGAAAGAGTTCGGCAAGGCCATTGAGAAATTGCAGGACGAGAACGCGGCCTTGCGCAAGCAACTGGAAGCCTTTGAACTAAAGCAGGTGACGGCCCAGAAAGAAAAGCTGGCCTCTGAAGTGCGCTCCGTAAACGGCGTTAATTTCCTGGCCGCCCGCGTAGACGTAAGCAACGCCGATTACCTCAAGAAACTGGCCTTTGACCTGCGCAGCGTGGTTAACAACCTGGTGCTGGTATTGGGCGCCAACGTAGACGGCAAGCCTCAACTAGCCGTTATGTTGTCAGATGAAGTGGTTTCCGGCAAAGGCCTGAACGCCGTGCAGATGATCAAGGAACTAGCCAAAGAGATTAAAGGCGGCGGCGGCGGGCAACCGTTCTACGCCACGGCCGGGGGCAAGGAAGTAGCAGGCTTAGACGCTGCCTTAGCTAAAGCGGAGGCGCTGGTGCAATAA
- the gatB gene encoding Asp-tRNA(Asn)/Glu-tRNA(Gln) amidotransferase subunit GatB, producing MNEDIRSQYQAIIGLEVHAQLLTESKAYSSDSTEYGMLPNTNLSVITLGHPGTLPRVNKKVVEMAMKMGVATNCEIRRHNLYARKNYFYPDLPKGYQITQDKTPICTLGYMDIKTKDGGEKRIGITRIHMEEDAGKSMHLAGETETLVDLNRAGTPLIEIVSEPDIRDSEEAYAYLTQIKKLVQYLEICDGNMEEGSLRCDANISVMKKGASKWGTKVEVKNMNSFRNVQRAIEHEIDRQIEILENGGVIDSETRNFDANTGTTTGMRSKETMNDYRYFPEPDLPPVIISEEWLHSVKESMPALPQELHNRFTQEYGLSDYDANVLVDSKDIALYFDQLCQHTQNYKAAANWMSGPVKSYLNELTLHMGAFPLKPEQIAGVIALVDSNKVSHTVAAKQIFPYLLENPGKTAQLVATEQNLVQESDEGALQAIIDSVLAANPGKVAEYKAGKASLLGMFMGDLMKQTKGKADPKIANKLLKESLDK from the coding sequence ATGAACGAAGACATCCGTTCCCAGTACCAGGCAATTATTGGTCTGGAGGTACACGCGCAGTTATTGACTGAGAGCAAGGCATATTCCTCAGACTCCACGGAGTACGGCATGCTGCCCAACACCAACCTGAGCGTGATCACGCTGGGCCACCCGGGTACTTTGCCGCGTGTGAACAAGAAGGTGGTGGAGATGGCCATGAAAATGGGCGTGGCTACTAACTGTGAAATCAGACGCCATAACCTGTACGCCCGAAAGAACTACTTCTACCCAGATCTTCCTAAAGGCTATCAGATCACGCAGGACAAGACGCCTATCTGCACTTTGGGCTACATGGATATCAAAACCAAGGATGGCGGCGAAAAACGCATTGGCATTACCCGCATCCACATGGAAGAGGATGCCGGAAAATCCATGCACTTGGCCGGAGAGACCGAGACCCTGGTAGACTTGAACCGCGCCGGTACGCCTTTGATTGAGATTGTGTCTGAGCCGGACATCAGGGATTCTGAGGAAGCCTACGCCTACCTGACTCAGATCAAGAAGTTGGTGCAGTACCTGGAGATCTGCGACGGCAACATGGAGGAAGGCTCTCTGCGCTGTGACGCCAACATCTCTGTGATGAAGAAAGGCGCCAGCAAGTGGGGCACCAAGGTGGAGGTGAAGAACATGAACTCCTTCCGGAATGTGCAGCGCGCCATTGAACATGAGATCGACCGTCAGATTGAGATTTTGGAGAACGGGGGAGTTATTGACTCGGAGACCCGGAACTTTGACGCCAACACCGGCACCACCACCGGCATGCGCTCCAAAGAAACCATGAATGATTACCGGTACTTCCCGGAGCCGGACCTTCCGCCGGTGATCATCTCTGAGGAATGGCTGCACTCGGTGAAGGAAAGCATGCCCGCGCTTCCGCAGGAATTGCATAACCGCTTTACACAGGAATACGGCCTGTCTGACTATGACGCCAACGTGTTAGTAGACAGCAAAGACATTGCCCTGTACTTTGACCAGCTGTGCCAGCACACTCAGAACTACAAGGCAGCCGCCAACTGGATGAGCGGTCCGGTAAAAAGTTACCTGAACGAGTTGACGTTGCACATGGGGGCGTTCCCTTTGAAACCGGAGCAAATTGCCGGGGTCATCGCCCTGGTAGACAGCAACAAAGTAAGCCACACCGTGGCGGCCAAACAGATTTTTCCGTATCTGCTAGAAAACCCCGGCAAAACCGCGCAGCTGGTAGCCACCGAGCAGAACCTGGTGCAGGAGTCTGACGAAGGTGCCCTGCAGGCCATCATTGACAGCGTGCTGGCAGCCAACCCCGGGAAAGTGGCGGAATACAAAGCCGGCAAAGCGTCGTTGCTGGGCATGTTCATGGGTGATCTCATGAAGCAGACCAAAGGCAAAGCCGATCCTAAGATCGCGAATAAGTTATTGAAAGAGAGCCTTGATAAATAG
- a CDS encoding TlpA disulfide reductase family protein, translating to MKKQIILAAAALALLGACQKKGVTTTDTDKTYRISGKINNMTTGKVYLDELGEQAFVPKDTASINKDGTFVMEGTVTEPAIYKLAFDNQEGIMLVVDNQSIEITADSGKVAQTYSVKGSKDSELIKELNGIMQAIQTSSMALNDRFQKASASGNQEEMKKLQDEFLAIQRDNQNKLKAFIKANPKSVVSVYTAGNILNLDEQFPFVDSMATAFKTTLPASKYTKALEARLSQMRATALGSVAPDIKLPSPEGQEVALSSLKGKYVLIDFWASWCGPCRQENPNVVRMYNKYKDKGFEIFGVSLDQDRGKWLKAIATDKLTWPHVSDLKGWESSAAGLYGITAIPQTVLLDKEGKIIAKNLRGAALEEKLASLLK from the coding sequence ATGAAGAAACAAATCATCTTAGCAGCAGCCGCGTTAGCGTTGTTGGGGGCCTGCCAGAAGAAAGGTGTCACCACCACTGATACGGATAAGACCTACCGCATCTCAGGTAAGATAAACAACATGACCACCGGCAAGGTCTATCTGGATGAGCTGGGCGAGCAGGCCTTTGTACCCAAAGACACCGCCAGCATCAACAAAGACGGGACCTTTGTGATGGAGGGCACCGTAACTGAGCCGGCCATCTATAAGCTTGCCTTTGATAACCAGGAAGGCATCATGCTGGTGGTAGACAACCAGAGCATTGAGATCACCGCTGATTCTGGGAAAGTGGCCCAAACCTACTCTGTGAAAGGCTCCAAGGATTCTGAGCTGATCAAGGAACTCAACGGCATTATGCAAGCCATTCAGACCAGTTCCATGGCCCTCAACGACCGGTTCCAGAAAGCATCGGCATCTGGCAACCAGGAGGAGATGAAAAAGCTGCAGGATGAGTTTCTGGCTATTCAGCGGGATAACCAGAACAAGCTTAAGGCTTTTATCAAGGCGAACCCCAAATCTGTGGTGTCTGTGTATACCGCCGGCAACATCCTGAACCTGGATGAGCAGTTCCCCTTTGTAGACAGCATGGCCACGGCTTTTAAAACCACGCTCCCGGCCTCAAAATACACCAAGGCTTTGGAGGCCCGTCTAAGCCAGATGCGCGCCACCGCCCTGGGCAGCGTCGCCCCAGATATTAAGCTTCCTTCTCCTGAAGGGCAAGAAGTTGCTTTGTCCAGCCTGAAAGGAAAATATGTCCTGATTGATTTCTGGGCCAGTTGGTGCGGACCGTGCCGACAGGAAAACCCGAACGTGGTGCGCATGTACAACAAGTACAAAGACAAAGGCTTTGAGATCTTCGGGGTGAGCCTGGACCAGGACCGCGGTAAATGGCTGAAAGCGATTGCCACCGATAAACTGACCTGGCCGCATGTTTCTGACCTGAAAGGCTGGGAAAGCAGCGCCGCCGGCCTGTATGGCATTACCGCTATCCCGCAGACTGTGTTGCTAGACAAAGAAGGCAAGATCATCGCCAAGAATTTGCGTGGCGCAGCCCTGGAAGAAAAACTGGCTTCTTTGTTGAAATAG
- a CDS encoding acyl-CoA thioesterase, translating to MRKQKNVRDSYVRMTELVLPNDTNTLHNLMGGRMMHWMDIVSAIAAQKHSNRIVVTASVDNVSFRESIKLGNVITLEAQVTRAFSTSMEVHITVWAEDIPSGTKVKSNEAYFTFVALDDAGKPLPVPEAMPETEEEKEKYAGALRRRQLRLILAGRMKPNDATELKSLFDIKD from the coding sequence ATGCGCAAGCAGAAAAACGTCAGAGACTCTTATGTCCGCATGACCGAACTGGTCCTGCCCAACGATACCAACACCCTGCACAACCTAATGGGAGGCCGCATGATGCACTGGATGGACATTGTGTCTGCCATTGCCGCCCAAAAACATTCCAACCGCATTGTGGTGACCGCCTCCGTTGACAATGTATCCTTCCGGGAAAGCATTAAACTAGGCAACGTGATCACCCTGGAAGCGCAAGTAACCCGCGCCTTCAGTACCTCTATGGAAGTGCATATTACCGTTTGGGCCGAGGATATCCCGTCTGGCACCAAGGTAAAGTCTAACGAGGCGTATTTCACCTTTGTGGCGCTGGATGATGCCGGCAAACCCCTGCCCGTACCAGAAGCCATGCCCGAAACAGAGGAAGAAAAAGAGAAATACGCAGGGGCCTTACGCCGTCGTCAGCTTAGACTCATCCTGGCCGGCCGTATGAAACCCAATGACGCTACCGAACTGAAATCTCTGTTTGATATAAAGGACTGA
- a CDS encoding protein-L-isoaspartate(D-aspartate) O-methyltransferase, whose product MLIDSYKHKGMRKSLVRIVHEKGIRSMKVLKALEQVPRHFFFEKAFVEQAYQDKAFPIGEGQTISQPYTVAYQTELLDVKPTDKVLEIGTGSGYQCSILLQLTPNVYTIEYNKPLYLKAQRQFQLMDLHPQAFLGDGSEGLPDHAPFDKILVTAGAPIIPKTLLKQLTIGGMLVIPVGDTAVQKMLRVTRLGQEEFTKEEFDNFKFVPLLGSQGWK is encoded by the coding sequence ATGCTCATAGACAGTTACAAACATAAAGGCATGCGCAAAAGCCTGGTGCGCATTGTCCATGAAAAGGGAATCAGGTCCATGAAAGTATTAAAGGCGCTTGAGCAAGTGCCCCGCCACTTTTTCTTTGAAAAAGCTTTTGTGGAGCAGGCCTACCAGGACAAAGCATTTCCTATTGGCGAAGGCCAAACCATTTCGCAACCTTATACTGTGGCCTACCAGACCGAGCTCCTGGATGTGAAGCCCACCGACAAAGTGCTGGAGATTGGCACCGGCTCTGGGTACCAATGCAGCATCCTGCTCCAGCTCACGCCCAACGTCTATACTATAGAATATAACAAGCCCCTTTACCTTAAAGCTCAGCGGCAATTCCAATTAATGGACCTGCACCCGCAGGCATTTCTGGGCGATGGCTCTGAAGGACTTCCCGATCACGCCCCGTTTGACAAAATTCTGGTCACAGCCGGGGCGCCTATCATCCCTAAAACCCTTTTAAAGCAACTCACCATTGGGGGCATGCTGGTGATTCCGGTAGGTGATACTGCGGTTCAGAAAATGCTGCGGGTAACGCGCCTGGGCCAGGAGGAATTCACAAAGGAAGAATTTGATAACTTTAAGTTCGTGCCGCTGTTGGGCAGCCAAGGCTGGAAATAA